The Nitrospira sp. KM1 genome includes a window with the following:
- a CDS encoding site-specific integrase, with product MLRLEWADVDMRRKEFTLRETKNGEVRLVPMTPTVYQVFTELWKERRLDTQRVFLYNGAEVKRIGTAFNAACRRAGITNLKIHDFRHTASTNLRRAGVDTATATKIVGHKSDRMHRRYNTITPDDLHAAAKKLHNHKTNTLITPEGVAAGAETISARNFIASGRSSVVES from the coding sequence TTGTTAAGGCTTGAATGGGCAGACGTGGATATGCGCCGCAAGGAGTTCACGTTAAGAGAGACAAAGAACGGAGAGGTGCGCCTGGTTCCGATGACTCCCACCGTGTATCAAGTGTTCACGGAATTGTGGAAGGAGCGGCGCCTGGACACTCAGAGGGTGTTCTTGTATAACGGTGCAGAGGTGAAGCGGATCGGAACAGCTTTTAACGCGGCGTGCCGACGAGCGGGTATCACGAATCTCAAAATTCATGACTTCCGGCATACCGCGAGCACCAACCTTAGACGTGCAGGGGTCGATACAGCAACAGCCACGAAGATCGTGGGGCATAAGTCAGACCGCATGCATCGCCGGTATAACACGATTACGCCGGACGACTTGCATGCTGCGGCCAAGAAGCTTCATAATCACAAAACTAACACTCTAATAACACCTGAGGGTGTGGCGGCCGGAGCCGAAACTATAAGTGCTCGAAATTTCATCGCGAGCGGGCGTAGCTCAGTGG
- the tyrS gene encoding tyrosine--tRNA ligase, which yields MSELARQLDLIRRGTVEIIHHAELESKLTRAIKEQRPLRVKAGFDPTAPDLHLGHTVLIHKLKHFQDLGHHVMFLIGDFTGLIGDPTGVSETRKALTKEQVQENAKTYERQIFKVLDPAKTVIEFNSTWMTPMTAEGIIQLSAHYRVARMMERDDFQNRFRDQKPISVHEFLYPLVQGYDSVALKADVELGGTDQKFNLLVGRDLQRDYGQEPQVVITMPLLEGLDGVRKMSKSLGNYIALEDAPGNMFGKVMSISDELMVRYYELLTTEDLAAVKNLHPMEAKQSLAQMLVERYHGAEAGKNAREEFQQKFREREFPSEPDATVILHPADVKPDGSIGLADLVARTGLVPSKSEARRLIIQGGLEVDGQKQTDANMLIALAAGRSYQLKVGRRKFALVQLAP from the coding sequence ATGAGCGAATTGGCACGCCAATTGGATCTGATCCGCCGCGGCACTGTTGAAATCATTCATCATGCCGAATTGGAATCGAAACTCACGCGTGCGATCAAAGAACAGCGACCACTGCGTGTCAAAGCCGGCTTCGATCCGACCGCTCCGGATCTTCATCTGGGGCACACCGTTCTCATTCATAAGCTCAAGCATTTTCAGGATCTGGGCCATCATGTGATGTTCCTGATCGGAGACTTCACCGGGCTCATCGGTGATCCCACAGGCGTCTCGGAAACCAGAAAGGCGCTGACAAAAGAACAGGTGCAGGAGAACGCAAAAACCTATGAGCGACAGATTTTCAAAGTCCTCGATCCTGCGAAGACCGTGATCGAATTCAATAGCACATGGATGACTCCCATGACGGCGGAAGGGATCATTCAGCTATCGGCGCACTACAGAGTTGCGCGTATGATGGAACGGGACGATTTTCAGAATCGATTCCGGGATCAAAAGCCGATCAGCGTTCACGAGTTTCTCTATCCTCTGGTACAGGGATACGACTCAGTTGCGCTAAAGGCCGACGTGGAACTGGGAGGTACGGATCAGAAATTCAACCTGCTCGTTGGCCGTGATTTGCAGCGGGATTATGGCCAGGAACCACAGGTCGTCATTACGATGCCATTGCTTGAAGGACTCGACGGCGTGAGGAAAATGAGCAAGAGCCTTGGAAACTACATTGCATTGGAAGATGCGCCCGGCAACATGTTCGGAAAGGTCATGTCCATCAGCGATGAGCTCATGGTTCGGTATTACGAGTTGCTGACGACGGAAGACCTTGCAGCGGTCAAGAACCTTCATCCCATGGAGGCAAAGCAGTCCCTGGCCCAGATGCTCGTCGAACGCTATCACGGAGCGGAAGCGGGGAAGAACGCTCGCGAGGAATTTCAACAGAAATTCCGGGAGCGTGAATTTCCCAGTGAGCCGGATGCCACCGTCATCTTACATCCGGCGGATGTCAAACCCGACGGATCCATCGGACTGGCAGATCTGGTCGCGAGGACCGGACTGGTTCCCAGTAAGAGCGAAGCCCGGCGGCTGATCATTCAGGGTGGACTGGAAGTCGACGGCCAAAAACAGACCGATGCCAACATGCTCATTGCATTGGCAGCCGGGCGATCGTATCAGCTGAAAGTCGGACGACGGAAGTTTGCGCTTGTACAATTGGCGCCCTAG
- a CDS encoding ComEA family DNA-binding protein, whose protein sequence is MVARRIQPIVSPQIKFETGGLVLLSLLIRLGMVVFTMAMIFWVGWGLPQADQEDRGADVQAPRQTQMPELRQAVAVPSAVQHAEGLDRPRTSVAVRRLDLNRATAQDLEGLPGIGPVLAGRIIQHREELGSFRSVEDLRTVKGIGKKTLERIRTLVDVPGHSVLAKDGKKT, encoded by the coding sequence ATGGTCGCCCGCAGAATCCAGCCGATTGTAAGTCCACAGATCAAATTCGAAACCGGTGGTTTAGTGCTCCTTTCTCTTCTCATCAGGTTGGGGATGGTCGTCTTCACGATGGCCATGATCTTCTGGGTCGGATGGGGGCTTCCGCAGGCTGATCAGGAGGACCGGGGAGCAGATGTTCAGGCACCTCGGCAGACTCAGATGCCTGAACTCCGCCAGGCGGTTGCGGTTCCCTCAGCTGTCCAACATGCGGAGGGTTTAGATCGACCCCGGACTTCGGTTGCTGTTCGGAGACTGGATTTGAACCGTGCGACCGCGCAAGACCTGGAAGGACTTCCAGGAATTGGACCGGTCCTAGCGGGCCGCATTATTCAGCACCGGGAAGAATTGGGGTCCTTCCGCAGCGTAGAGGATCTGCGTACAGTCAAGGGAATCGGCAAGAAAACGCTGGAGCGCATCCGTACATTGGTCGATGTCCCCGGGCACAGCGTTTTGGCGAAAGACGGGAAGAAAACATGA
- the gcvH gene encoding glycine cleavage system protein GcvH produces MIPADLRYHKEHEWVRVNGKQATIGISHFAQDALGDIVFIDMPKSGTVVKAGQQIGEVESTKTTSTIYTPVSGTITQVNAGLKDHPEAVNSDPYGNGWMVVIDLSNDGEIDALMTPAQYEVFLAGQKH; encoded by the coding sequence ATGATTCCAGCAGATCTTCGATATCATAAGGAACATGAATGGGTTCGTGTCAATGGCAAGCAGGCCACGATCGGGATTAGCCATTTTGCGCAGGATGCGCTCGGAGACATCGTGTTCATCGACATGCCGAAATCCGGTACCGTCGTGAAAGCCGGACAGCAGATCGGCGAAGTGGAATCCACCAAGACCACATCCACGATCTACACTCCGGTGAGTGGAACCATCACTCAGGTCAATGCGGGCCTCAAAGACCATCCGGAAGCCGTGAATTCAGATCCTTACGGCAATGGCTGGATGGTTGTGATCGACCTTTCCAACGACGGTGAAATCGACGCATTGATGACCCCCGCGCAGTATGAGGTGTTCCTCGCCGGGCAAAAGCACTAA
- the ndk gene encoding nucleoside-diphosphate kinase, producing the protein MSERTLAIIKPDAVKKHVIGDIIHRYEQAGLRPVAMRMMVMAKQTAEGFYAVHKSRPFFDSLCTFMSSGPVVVLILSGDNAIKKNRDLMGATDPAKADKGTIRAAHGANIEFNAVHGSDSPETAKQEIAYFFPEMDVVR; encoded by the coding sequence ATGAGTGAGCGAACATTAGCGATCATCAAGCCGGACGCGGTCAAGAAGCACGTCATCGGCGACATTATTCACCGATACGAACAAGCGGGGCTTCGTCCTGTCGCCATGCGGATGATGGTGATGGCCAAGCAGACGGCGGAGGGGTTCTACGCCGTGCACAAGAGCAGGCCGTTTTTCGACAGCCTCTGCACCTTCATGTCGTCCGGGCCGGTTGTGGTGTTGATCCTCAGCGGAGACAATGCCATCAAGAAGAATCGTGACCTGATGGGAGCCACGGATCCCGCGAAGGCCGATAAGGGAACCATCCGGGCCGCACACGGGGCGAACATCGAATTCAATGCGGTGCACGGCTCCGATTCGCCGGAAACGGCAAAGCAGGAGATCGCCTATTTCTTCCCTGAAATGGATGTTGTCCGCTAG
- the mtnA gene encoding S-methyl-5-thioribose-1-phosphate isomerase: MVHTVEWQQGVIRLLDQSRLPEHVEFLQCSTVDAVVSAIRELKVRGAPAIGVTAAMGVALGAGTSGAEQYETFAREVNSICDRLAATRPTAVNLFWAIERMKRKLSECRAMNIPDIKSALFQESQSILDEDIELCKAMGRHGAQLIKDGQTVLTHCNAGALATAGYGTALGVIRAAWEQGKRIEVIADETRPVLQGARLTAWELMQDNIPVTLITDNMAGAMMRQGRIDLCVVGADRIAANGDVANKIGTYSVSVLAKAHGIPFYVAAPYSTIDLKTASGEDITIEQRNPLEVTSIHGSHPVAPQGVKVYNPAFDVTPAANIVGIITERGIFKPSELSRHFAR, translated from the coding sequence ATGGTGCACACCGTCGAATGGCAACAAGGTGTCATCCGCCTGCTTGATCAGAGTCGCTTACCCGAGCATGTTGAGTTTCTCCAATGCTCCACTGTGGATGCCGTGGTCAGTGCGATCCGCGAACTAAAAGTTCGGGGAGCTCCGGCCATCGGGGTGACGGCGGCCATGGGAGTTGCCTTAGGGGCAGGAACGAGCGGCGCCGAACAGTACGAGACATTCGCGCGGGAGGTGAATTCGATCTGCGATCGTTTGGCCGCCACAAGACCGACCGCTGTCAATTTGTTCTGGGCGATCGAGCGTATGAAGCGAAAGCTCTCCGAATGCCGTGCCATGAACATCCCGGATATCAAGAGCGCATTGTTCCAGGAGTCCCAGTCCATCTTGGATGAGGATATCGAGTTGTGTAAGGCGATGGGGCGACATGGCGCCCAATTGATCAAGGATGGACAGACCGTGCTGACCCACTGCAATGCGGGAGCGCTGGCAACAGCGGGATATGGCACGGCGCTCGGCGTCATCCGCGCAGCCTGGGAGCAGGGAAAGCGCATTGAAGTCATAGCGGACGAGACCCGGCCTGTCCTTCAAGGCGCCAGACTGACGGCTTGGGAATTGATGCAGGACAACATTCCCGTGACGTTGATCACCGATAATATGGCCGGAGCCATGATGCGCCAGGGGAGGATTGATCTCTGCGTAGTTGGTGCGGACCGCATTGCGGCGAACGGAGACGTGGCGAACAAGATCGGAACATATTCCGTTTCCGTGCTGGCGAAGGCCCATGGCATTCCTTTTTATGTTGCAGCGCCCTATTCCACGATCGACCTGAAGACCGCTTCAGGCGAAGACATCACAATCGAACAACGAAATCCTTTGGAAGTCACCTCAATCCATGGCAGTCATCCGGTGGCCCCACAGGGGGTGAAGGTCTATAACCCGGCATTCGATGTCACGCCGGCCGCCAATATCGTAGGCATCATTACCGAACGGGGCATCTTCAAGCCGTCTGAATTGTCGAGACATTTCGCCCGATAG
- a CDS encoding ribbon-helix-helix domain-containing protein — translation MAKLVRIVIQLPEELKQKLDALKQQGYTTSGFIRAMLERELGPSEPKPAPLLQFVDKKVNVR, via the coding sequence ATGGCGAAATTGGTCCGCATCGTCATTCAATTGCCGGAAGAACTGAAACAGAAGCTGGATGCCCTCAAACAGCAGGGCTACACCACCAGTGGCTTTATCCGTGCCATGCTGGAACGAGAACTCGGACCGTCGGAACCCAAGCCTGCCCCGCTGCTTCAGTTCGTCGATAAGAAAGTCAATGTACGCTGA